The Candidatus Hamiltonella defensa 5AT (Acyrthosiphon pisum) DNA window ACGCTTTCATCGGCGTAACGAACACCTTTGCCCTTATAGGGTTCAGGACGACGGTAATTTCTAATATCAGCGGCAACCTGAGAAATAAGCTTTTTATCAGGACCTTTAAGTATGATTTCAGTTTGAGTTGGGCACTCAGCAACAACACCCAACGGCAGTTGATGATCAATCGGATGAGAAAACCCTAAAGCAAGCTTTAGGATATTCCCCTGTATTGCCGCACGATAACCTACACCTACTAATGAAAGCTTTTTAGTGAAACCTTCGGTTACCCCAATAACCATGGAGTTAAGTAAAGCACGAGCGGTACCCGCTTGAGCCCAACCGTCTGAAACCCTTTCTCTTGCCGCCAGAGTTAATATATTTCCTGTATAATTAATATTCACAGCTTTATGAACTGAAATAGTTAATTCACCATTTTTACCTTTAATCGAAATAACCTGATTGTTGAGTTTCACCTCTACACCAGCAGGAATGACGATGGGAGTTTTTCCAACACGAGACATTCTATTCCTCGAATTAAGCTACGTAGCAGATAACTTCACCACCAAGACCAGCTTGGCGAGCTGCACGATCAGTGATAACACCTTTAGAGGTAGAAATAATAGCAATTCCCATACCACCCATGACCTTAGGCAGTGCATCTCTTTTTTTATAAATACGGAGACTAGGGCAACTAATACGGTCAATTCTTTCTACTACCGGTTTTCCTTGATAATACTTAAGTATTATTACCAA harbors:
- the rplF gene encoding 50S ribosomal protein L6, encoding MSRVGKTPIVIPAGVEVKLNNQVISIKGKNGELTISVHKAVNINYTGNILTLAARERVSDGWAQAGTARALLNSMVIGVTEGFTKKLSLVGVGYRAAIQGNILKLALGFSHPIDHQLPLGVVAECPTQTEIILKGPDKKLISQVAADIRNYRRPEPYKGKGVRYADESVRLKEAKKK
- the rpsH gene encoding 30S ribosomal protein S8; this translates as MSMQDPIADMLTRIRNGQAANKVGVTMPSSKLKVAIAEVLKEEGFINSFTVEGDITNPTLVIILKYYQGKPVVERIDRISCPSLRIYKKRDALPKVMGGMGIAIISTSKGVITDRAARQAGLGGEVICYVA